A window of the Rhodoferax sp. GW822-FHT02A01 genome harbors these coding sequences:
- a CDS encoding response regulator: MQFTQTLSQRLIYTLLPWYLLVAIGMTGVQLVIQYANVGRDIESDLATLGRTISPTVVGAVWQLDSAQLATLVQGVRQNAIVSGVQIESSTGEVLAEDGHVPSTDLDAAGIFPNAEKLIRLPLYHQSMRGRDNLIGTLKMYSDRKVIWDRTKYGVLVILLNSLVVTTALWLLFRWAVRRKLSDHVTRLARAVADGRNQPQAVPLEPLHYPFVDELGELVKAFDVSRFRLFESMQKLNALNQNLEKIVAERTLELRQAKEQAESATRAKSDFLANMSHEIRTPMNAILGMLYLALKEDMPQGLRNRLTKAQGAANSLLGIISDILDFSKIEAGKLDMEQVEFGLDAVLEQLADTLSFQAEHKGIEFLIRYNPGIPPRLIGDPLRLGQVLINLCGNAVKFTERGQVELSLQCISSTQSDVMLQFTVRDSGIGIAPDVQPKLFEKFTQADQTTTRRFGGTGLGLAICKHLCSLMGGRIWLEESELGRGTTVCFTVRLQIAQGALLHQRQLVDQVGPLLKGVRVLLVDDNQVSLEILSEMLRFFQMDVVAVSNGPAVLAALEKPGSPCDLLLMDWRMPGMNGDEVARRVHGSAAIAHKPKIVVVTAYGREDVMRLCEQAGVDGFLVKPVTPSSMLDTILSVLGRRRILSDGESGKHKLPLGLSQTQLAGARLLLVEDNDINREFATELLRSEGIEVDEAVNGQEAVMKVQASSYDAVLMDVQMPVMDGLEAARRIRALAGQPNGAYFRDIPIIAMTALAMAKDADQSRAAGMNDHVTKPISPERLMATLSQWVRLPRQGMGFAPTEVARKNVELPDELLAASSLDAVEGVRRIGGNLDAYCRQLQRFRDHYPKAIEDLRAACQNQGVQVAEHLCHALRGVAGNLGAYLLYDKLKILESTLKQGRVPAPQDMDDAHALMVNVLRDIDAVLLSTMPAVAEKPQTLSTTEWQSLLQRLGHALDYDLGAADGLIAQLRAGTLKTAMEAEVAELARLVDVFDIDAAQDLLKALQAKQLDRQHE, translated from the coding sequence ATGCAGTTTACGCAAACACTTTCTCAGCGCCTCATCTACACCCTGCTTCCCTGGTATTTGCTGGTTGCTATCGGCATGACGGGCGTGCAGCTTGTCATTCAATATGCCAATGTGGGGCGGGACATAGAAAGCGATCTGGCCACGTTGGGGCGCACCATCTCGCCGACCGTCGTTGGTGCGGTGTGGCAGCTGGATTCGGCGCAACTGGCAACCCTTGTTCAAGGGGTTCGCCAAAACGCGATTGTTTCTGGCGTTCAGATTGAGAGCAGCACGGGTGAAGTGCTGGCCGAGGATGGCCATGTGCCTTCGACGGACCTCGATGCGGCAGGCATTTTTCCCAACGCCGAGAAGCTGATCCGGCTCCCCCTGTACCACCAATCCATGCGGGGTCGTGACAATTTGATCGGAACCCTGAAGATGTACTCGGATCGCAAGGTCATCTGGGACCGCACCAAGTACGGCGTCCTCGTCATCCTGCTCAATTCGCTGGTGGTGACCACGGCCTTGTGGCTGCTGTTCAGGTGGGCCGTGCGGCGCAAGCTCTCCGATCACGTGACGCGTCTGGCCAGGGCGGTGGCGGATGGGCGCAACCAGCCGCAGGCGGTGCCGCTGGAGCCTTTGCACTACCCCTTTGTGGATGAGTTGGGTGAACTGGTCAAGGCGTTCGATGTGAGCCGCTTCCGGCTGTTCGAGTCCATGCAGAAGCTCAATGCGCTGAACCAGAACCTCGAGAAGATCGTGGCTGAGCGCACCCTGGAGCTGCGGCAAGCCAAGGAGCAGGCCGAGTCTGCGACCCGGGCTAAATCGGACTTCCTGGCCAATATGAGCCATGAAATCCGCACACCCATGAACGCCATCCTGGGCATGCTGTACCTGGCACTGAAGGAGGACATGCCCCAGGGTCTGCGCAACCGTCTTACCAAGGCCCAGGGCGCGGCTAATTCCCTGCTGGGCATCATCAGTGACATTCTGGATTTTTCAAAGATCGAAGCCGGCAAGCTGGATATGGAGCAGGTGGAGTTCGGTCTGGATGCAGTGCTGGAGCAGCTTGCCGATACGCTGAGCTTCCAGGCCGAGCACAAGGGGATTGAATTCCTCATCCGCTACAACCCGGGCATTCCACCCCGGCTCATCGGCGATCCCTTGCGCCTGGGGCAGGTGCTGATCAATCTGTGCGGCAATGCGGTGAAGTTCACTGAGCGGGGGCAGGTGGAGCTGTCCTTGCAGTGCATCAGCAGCACGCAGTCGGACGTCATGCTGCAATTCACCGTGCGCGATTCGGGTATCGGCATTGCACCCGACGTGCAGCCCAAACTGTTTGAGAAGTTCACGCAGGCCGACCAGACCACCACGCGCCGATTTGGCGGAACGGGTCTGGGCCTGGCCATTTGCAAGCACCTGTGCAGCCTGATGGGCGGGCGCATCTGGCTGGAGGAGTCTGAGTTGGGCCGCGGCACCACGGTGTGCTTTACTGTGCGGCTGCAGATTGCGCAGGGTGCCCTGCTGCACCAGCGTCAGCTGGTGGATCAGGTCGGGCCTTTGCTCAAGGGCGTGCGCGTGCTGCTGGTGGACGACAACCAGGTTTCGCTGGAGATCCTGTCGGAGATGCTGCGCTTCTTCCAGATGGATGTGGTGGCCGTATCCAACGGCCCCGCCGTGCTGGCGGCGCTGGAAAAACCGGGCTCACCCTGTGACCTGCTGCTGATGGATTGGCGCATGCCCGGAATGAATGGCGATGAAGTGGCCAGACGTGTGCACGGCAGCGCCGCCATTGCGCACAAGCCCAAAATCGTGGTGGTGACGGCCTATGGGCGCGAGGACGTGATGCGTCTGTGCGAACAGGCCGGAGTGGATGGTTTTCTGGTCAAGCCGGTGACGCCATCGTCCATGCTGGACACCATCTTGTCCGTGCTGGGACGTCGGCGCATTCTCAGCGACGGCGAAAGCGGCAAACACAAGCTACCGCTGGGCCTGTCCCAGACCCAACTGGCCGGGGCGCGCCTGCTGCTGGTGGAAGACAACGATATCAACCGCGAGTTTGCAACCGAGCTGTTGCGCAGCGAGGGCATTGAAGTGGACGAGGCTGTCAACGGCCAGGAGGCGGTGATGAAGGTGCAGGCCTCTAGCTACGACGCCGTGCTGATGGACGTCCAGATGCCGGTGATGGATGGGCTGGAGGCTGCGCGACGGATCCGTGCATTGGCCGGACAGCCCAACGGGGCGTATTTCCGTGACATTCCCATCATTGCCATGACCGCCTTGGCCATGGCCAAGGACGCAGACCAGAGCCGTGCCGCCGGCATGAACGACCACGTCACCAAACCCATATCGCCGGAACGGCTCATGGCAACCTTGTCCCAATGGGTTCGCCTGCCCCGGCAGGGCATGGGATTTGCGCCGACGGAGGTGGCACGCAAGAACGTGGAGCTACCCGACGAGCTGCTGGCTGCCTCCAGTCTGGATGCGGTGGAGGGGGTGCGGCGCATCGGTGGCAATCTGGACGCCTATTGCAGGCAGTTGCAACGTTTTCGCGACCACTATCCCAAGGCCATCGAAGATTTGCGTGCGGCCTGCCAGAACCAGGGTGTGCAGGTCGCGGAGCATCTGTGCCATGCACTGCGGGGCGTGGCTGGCAATCTGGGAGCCTATCTGCTCTATGACAAATTGAAGATTCTGGAGAGCACGCTCAAGCAAGGCCGCGTGCCTGCGCCCCAGGACATGGACGATGCCCATGCCCTGATGGTGAACGTCTTGCGCGACATAGATGCAGTGCTGCTGAGCACCATGCCCGCAGTCGCCGAGAAGCCCCAGACACTGTCGACCACGGAATGGCAGTCGTTGCTGCAACGGTTGGGCCATGCGCTGGATTACGATCTGGGTGCCGCCGATGGACTGATTGCACAACTGCGCGCCGGTACGCTAAAGACCGCCATGGAAGCCGAAGTGGCAGAACTTGCGAGACTGGTGGACGTATTTGATATCGATGCGGCGCAAGACCTGCTGAAGGCACTGCAAGCCAAGCAACTGGACAGACAACATGAATGA
- a CDS encoding DUF2917 domain-containing protein: MYPQQPEPSVLLPRQTRLINAGEGFRLEVLGGSLWLTRPCDAVDRFLAAGSVMDLHEDLVLIQSDWSPASTPAQPALYRLVPLTQQIQQGTRPRASLIKRCGWLLLRPFSA, encoded by the coding sequence ATGTACCCTCAGCAGCCCGAGCCGTCCGTCCTATTACCCCGTCAGACCCGCCTGATCAATGCGGGTGAAGGCTTTCGTCTGGAAGTCCTGGGCGGCAGCCTGTGGCTGACCCGGCCCTGCGATGCGGTGGACCGTTTCCTGGCAGCCGGCTCCGTCATGGATCTGCATGAGGACCTGGTACTGATCCAGAGCGACTGGAGTCCGGCAAGCACACCGGCACAGCCAGCGCTTTACCGGCTGGTACCACTGACCCAGCAGATACAGCAGGGCACGCGACCGCGTGCCAGCCTGATCAAACGCTGTGGTTGGCTTCTGCTTCGTCCATTTTCCGCTTGA
- a CDS encoding transporter substrate-binding domain-containing protein, which produces MHVAWAAETRLAVFPTGPIYEYRWKLLELALSHVRGASTSYQLTPYQEDITQNRGMELLQSGELDVIALGTNVERESQMLPIKIDILRGIVGFRIFVIRATDQDRIARMDAAALQQQLVFGLNSQWADLPVMRANGFSVETSPNYENLFVMLSAKRFDAFPRGLNEAARELEERKVRYPLLAVEQSKALFFPYPVYFWVNKKNKSLAGQIERGLRAALADGSFRQLFETYHANEIATLAKEKRTVVRMTNPILPPGTPPTDTSWWWH; this is translated from the coding sequence TTGCACGTCGCCTGGGCCGCAGAAACAAGGCTTGCGGTGTTCCCGACCGGGCCCATCTACGAGTACCGCTGGAAGTTGCTGGAGCTGGCGTTGTCCCATGTGCGCGGCGCCAGCACAAGCTACCAGCTGACGCCCTACCAGGAAGACATCACACAAAACCGCGGCATGGAGTTGCTGCAATCCGGCGAGTTGGATGTGATCGCGCTGGGAACCAATGTGGAACGCGAAAGCCAGATGCTGCCGATCAAGATCGACATCCTGCGCGGCATCGTCGGGTTTCGCATTTTTGTGATCCGCGCGACGGATCAGGACCGCATTGCCCGCATGGACGCTGCCGCACTGCAGCAGCAACTGGTATTTGGCCTGAACAGCCAATGGGCCGATCTGCCGGTCATGCGTGCCAACGGGTTCTCGGTGGAGACTTCACCCAACTACGAGAACCTCTTCGTCATGCTATCGGCCAAGCGCTTTGATGCGTTTCCCCGAGGATTGAACGAGGCGGCGCGCGAGCTGGAGGAGCGCAAGGTCCGCTATCCGCTGCTGGCCGTGGAGCAAAGCAAGGCCTTGTTCTTTCCCTATCCAGTGTATTTCTGGGTCAACAAGAAGAACAAATCCTTGGCCGGGCAGATCGAGCGCGGCTTGCGGGCAGCGCTGGCAGACGGGTCGTTTCGCCAGCTGTTCGAGACGTACCACGCCAACGAAATCGCCACTTTGGCGAAAGAGAAGCGCACGGTAGTGCGCATGACCAACCCGATCTTGCCGCCCGGAACACCGCCTACGGATACCAGCTGGTGGTGGCACTAA
- a CDS encoding PLP-dependent aminotransferase family protein, whose product MERMATEAPLLYLQIALRCAQLIASGALQTGQRLPSVRDSAAQNHVSVATVVQAYRYLEEHGVVTPRHKSGYFVTTASRAKAAGVVRAIQHAPEVPKGQPDNAANVLERPAVSFAGYSPKDKDFFDNDRIRVAVSRAARLKRDTFTDYSSSSGTLALRNAVALRALHLGCALKGENIVITSGCINAVAMCLQAVTKPGDLVAIESPTFFGFLDLLESLNLKAIALPTDPRTGVSLPALQLALDTQPIKALLLVPTLSNPLASIMPLTHKRALARLVAQYQVPLIEDVVFNDLLATDFRRRAVKAFDSEGWVMTCGSFAKTVSPGIRLGWVEAGRWSKELSTLKRVQGTSTNAVLEYALADLLTQGSYEAHLRRLSALMKQRLGQARKLIQASFPVGTRVNDPPAGYTLWVELPGEVDTMVLFALCKAQGITVGPGQLFCTSHRYRHCLRLSFAGAWGPQEQAALTQVGRLACQLVEGLDDETSRAAMDASRMDFISKADVSAYDLW is encoded by the coding sequence ATGGAACGCATGGCAACCGAGGCGCCCCTCCTGTATTTGCAGATCGCACTGCGCTGCGCGCAGTTGATCGCGTCTGGCGCCCTGCAAACCGGGCAGCGCCTGCCTTCGGTGCGCGATTCGGCAGCACAGAACCATGTGTCGGTGGCCACTGTGGTGCAGGCCTATCGCTATCTGGAAGAGCACGGCGTGGTGACGCCGCGCCACAAGTCGGGCTATTTCGTGACCACTGCCAGCCGGGCCAAGGCAGCCGGCGTGGTGCGGGCCATCCAGCATGCGCCTGAAGTGCCCAAGGGCCAGCCGGACAACGCAGCGAACGTCCTGGAAAGGCCGGCGGTCAGCTTTGCCGGATACAGCCCCAAGGACAAGGACTTTTTCGACAATGATCGTATCCGCGTGGCGGTCAGCCGCGCCGCGCGGCTCAAGCGCGACACCTTTACCGATTACAGCAGCTCGTCCGGCACGCTGGCCCTGCGCAATGCCGTGGCTTTGCGCGCCTTGCATCTGGGCTGTGCGCTCAAGGGCGAGAACATCGTCATCACATCGGGCTGCATCAACGCGGTGGCCATGTGCCTGCAGGCGGTGACCAAGCCCGGTGACCTGGTGGCCATTGAAAGTCCGACGTTCTTCGGCTTTCTGGATTTGCTGGAGTCGCTCAACCTCAAGGCCATTGCCTTGCCCACAGACCCGCGCACCGGCGTGTCGCTGCCCGCGCTGCAGCTCGCCTTGGACACGCAGCCGATCAAGGCCTTGCTGCTGGTGCCCACGCTATCCAATCCGCTGGCCTCCATCATGCCGCTGACGCACAAGCGCGCGCTGGCGCGGCTGGTGGCCCAGTACCAGGTGCCGCTGATCGAGGACGTGGTGTTCAATGACCTGCTGGCCACCGACTTCCGGCGGCGTGCGGTCAAGGCCTTTGACAGCGAAGGCTGGGTCATGACCTGCGGCTCGTTTGCCAAGACCGTGTCGCCCGGCATCCGTCTGGGCTGGGTTGAGGCCGGGCGCTGGAGCAAGGAGCTATCTACGCTGAAGCGGGTGCAGGGCACCTCCACCAACGCGGTGCTGGAATATGCACTGGCCGACCTGTTGACGCAGGGCAGTTACGAGGCGCATTTGCGCCGCTTGAGTGCGCTCATGAAACAGCGTCTGGGCCAGGCCCGCAAGCTGATCCAGGCCAGCTTTCCGGTGGGTACCCGCGTCAATGATCCACCTGCCGGATACACGCTGTGGGTGGAGCTGCCCGGTGAGGTGGACACCATGGTGCTGTTTGCGTTGTGCAAGGCGCAAGGCATTACCGTGGGGCCGGGCCAGCTGTTTTGCACCAGCCACCGTTACCGGCATTGCTTGCGCCTGAGTTTTGCCGGCGCCTGGGGGCCGCAGGAGCAGGCGGCCCTGACGCAGGTGGGGCGGTTGGCCTGCCAGCTGGTGGAGGGGCTGGACGATGAAACCAGCCGTGCTGCGATGGATGCATCGCGCATGGACTTCATCAGCAAGGCGGACGTTTCAGCCTACGATTTGTGGTGA
- a CDS encoding urea amidolyase associated protein UAAP1 produces the protein MRRGNTLRITDVRGSANVSMLLYNAEEKTERYNMPDTLKAQHTAYLTAGHVCYSDMGRVLCSIAADTCGWHDTVCGASTEAGVRAKYGEARYQEHRNAMHRNGTDSLVNELEKWGLSKRDMAANLNLFSKVQSDEEGCLQFATAHRASGQYVDLRFEMDTLVVLSTAQHPLDPNPAYAPQDVTLTVWRSGTAGADDPCRLHCPENGRGLINTERYYL, from the coding sequence ATGCGCCGCGGCAACACGCTGCGCATCACCGATGTGCGCGGCAGCGCCAACGTCTCCATGCTGCTCTACAACGCCGAAGAAAAGACCGAGCGCTACAACATGCCCGACACGCTCAAGGCCCAGCACACCGCCTACCTCACTGCCGGCCATGTGTGCTACTCCGACATGGGCCGCGTGCTGTGCTCCATTGCCGCCGACACCTGCGGCTGGCACGACACCGTGTGCGGCGCCTCCACCGAGGCCGGCGTGCGCGCCAAATATGGCGAAGCACGCTACCAGGAACACCGCAACGCCATGCACCGCAACGGCACCGACAGCCTGGTCAACGAGCTGGAAAAGTGGGGCCTGTCCAAGCGCGACATGGCCGCCAACCTGAACCTCTTCAGCAAGGTGCAGAGCGATGAAGAAGGCTGCCTGCAGTTCGCCACCGCGCACCGCGCAAGCGGCCAGTACGTGGACCTGCGCTTCGAGATGGACACCCTGGTGGTGCTCTCCACCGCGCAGCATCCGCTGGACCCTAACCCGGCGTATGCGCCGCAGGACGTGACCCTCACCGTATGGCGCTCCGGCACTGCCGGTGCCGACGACCCCTGCCGCCTGCACTGCCCCGAAAACGGGCGCGGCCTGATCAACACCGAGCGCTACTACCTCTGA
- a CDS encoding DUF3149 domain-containing protein, with translation MKLMQDLLSTDYGLMSLAVIVIVLGMAVWYARFFKRKMDEAEANHSV, from the coding sequence ATGAAATTGATGCAAGACCTTCTCTCAACCGACTACGGCCTGATGAGTCTGGCCGTGATCGTCATCGTGCTGGGCATGGCCGTCTGGTACGCCCGCTTCTTCAAGCGGAAAATGGACGAAGCAGAAGCCAACCACAGCGTTTGA
- a CDS encoding ABC transporter permease, with translation MQNTQSLYLPPDVAPRVKKPSIWSIAASISRTQYWLFAGLGLLLPLVAWAVLTESGYVDPVFLPGPVQVVTRLFGWMMEDDLWGDTMISMYRVLAGFVLSAVFALPLGLLIGAFKPIEAILEPLTDFIRYMPAVAFIPLVMLWLGIGESAKISIIFIGTFFQMVLMVAENVRLVPRAQIEAAQTMGADRGEIVQLVLLQSAKPAILDTLRLTMGWAWTYLVVAELVAANSGLGYSILKAQRFLKTDTIFGGIILIGLIGLLMDQAFRWLHRRSFPWLHSKG, from the coding sequence TTGCAAAATACACAGTCCCTCTATCTGCCGCCAGACGTTGCACCACGGGTCAAGAAACCCAGCATCTGGTCGATTGCAGCCTCCATCTCCCGCACCCAGTACTGGCTCTTTGCCGGCTTGGGCCTGCTGCTGCCCCTGGTGGCCTGGGCCGTGCTCACGGAGTCGGGCTATGTGGACCCGGTGTTCCTTCCCGGGCCGGTACAGGTGGTCACGCGGCTATTTGGCTGGATGATGGAGGACGACCTCTGGGGCGACACCATGATCAGCATGTACCGGGTGCTTGCCGGGTTTGTCCTCTCGGCCGTATTTGCCCTGCCGCTGGGCTTGCTGATAGGCGCTTTCAAGCCGATTGAGGCGATCCTGGAGCCGCTCACCGACTTCATCCGCTACATGCCGGCCGTGGCCTTCATTCCGCTGGTGATGCTGTGGCTGGGCATTGGCGAGAGCGCCAAGATTTCCATCATCTTCATAGGCACCTTCTTCCAGATGGTGCTGATGGTGGCCGAGAACGTGCGGCTGGTGCCACGGGCGCAGATCGAGGCGGCGCAGACCATGGGTGCAGACCGCGGTGAGATCGTGCAGCTGGTGCTGCTGCAGTCGGCCAAGCCCGCCATCCTGGATACCCTGCGCCTGACCATGGGCTGGGCCTGGACCTATCTGGTGGTGGCCGAACTGGTGGCTGCCAACTCCGGCCTGGGCTACTCCATCCTCAAGGCGCAACGCTTCCTCAAGACCGACACCATCTTCGGCGGAATCATCCTGATCGGCCTGATCGGCCTGCTGATGGACCAGGCCTTCCGCTGGTTGCATCGCCGCTCCTTCCCCTGGCTGCACAGCAAAGGTTAA
- a CDS encoding ABC transporter ATP-binding protein, producing the protein MSKVAIHNLGKYFGAPSTNAVPALQGVNLSVEEGEFVTLVGASGCGKSTLLRILAGLETHTRGSVECNGLPIEGPGADRAMVFQHYSLYPWLTVMQNIKFSRRLKVKRENLTSSDVEAASGRADALLDLIGLSKVADAYPNQLSGGMQQRVAIARALMGKPAMLLMDEPFGALDAQTREVMHDLILHIHRIEKTTIVFVTHDVDEAIYLGQRVVLMQPRPGRIHSIYPVPLPSARNQEMKHSTEFRALKAEILARIRESSGMATDQDLLDKLSRTAAIS; encoded by the coding sequence ATGTCCAAAGTAGCCATACACAATCTGGGCAAATATTTTGGTGCACCCAGCACCAATGCAGTGCCCGCACTGCAGGGCGTGAACCTCTCCGTCGAAGAAGGCGAGTTCGTGACCCTGGTCGGCGCATCGGGCTGCGGCAAGTCCACGCTCTTGCGCATACTCGCCGGGCTGGAGACGCACACCAGGGGCAGTGTGGAATGCAACGGCCTGCCCATCGAAGGTCCAGGCGCGGACCGCGCCATGGTGTTCCAGCACTACAGCCTGTACCCGTGGCTGACGGTGATGCAGAACATCAAGTTCAGCCGGCGCCTCAAGGTCAAGCGCGAGAACCTCACTTCTTCGGATGTGGAAGCTGCCTCGGGACGCGCCGACGCGTTGCTGGACCTGATCGGCCTGTCCAAGGTGGCCGATGCCTATCCCAACCAGCTGTCGGGCGGCATGCAGCAGCGCGTCGCCATTGCCCGCGCACTCATGGGCAAGCCCGCCATGCTGCTGATGGACGAGCCCTTTGGTGCGCTGGATGCGCAGACGCGCGAAGTCATGCACGACCTGATCCTGCACATCCACCGCATCGAGAAGACCACCATCGTCTTTGTCACCCACGATGTGGACGAGGCCATCTACCTGGGCCAACGCGTGGTGCTGATGCAGCCGCGCCCGGGACGCATCCACAGCATCTACCCGGTGCCCCTGCCTTCGGCGCGCAACCAGGAGATGAAGCACAGCACCGAGTTCCGCGCCCTCAAGGCCGAGATCCTGGCGCGCATCCGCGAGAGCTCCGGCATGGCCACCGACCAGGACCTGCTCGACAAGCTCAGCCGCACTGCAGCCATCAGCTGA
- a CDS encoding EAL domain-containing protein translates to MNETDQVLNNGKPRLLIVDDVPENLHALMSVLRDDYTISAAVNGQKALELARRAPQPDLILLDIKMPGMDGYSVLSELKIDAATANIPVMFLTGLSDAADQTRGLSLGVADYITKPVNPDLLKVRIRNLLELRRIRSHPVLFDIAAQRDTGQTASILVVDDVPENIHELVGALSSEYRIMVANSGLKALDIVQHGEPPDLILLDIRMPGLDGYEICRRIKAMPTGNGIPVIFVTVVDAPQEKVKGFALGAADYITKPFDVDEVRARIQTHLELARLRRFLENLVAQRTALLKISEEKYRILAHRDTLTGLPNRVLFAEQLAHAIAQSQRNQSQFALLTLDLDNFATINESLGHSVGDKLLLAVSQRLQGLLPDSDAIARVGGDEFNIILDSTSPDPWVDLQAQRMIDALTLPFVVDDHSIYVGASIGIALFPDDASTAEQLLSNADAAMHRAKAEGRSTLRFFSPDMSRQARARLNLEANLRRALDQNELRLHYQPQVALASGQVVGVEALVRWMHPERGLVPPNEFIPLAEESGLIVRLGDWVLNEACRQIQAWSAAGIAPLHTAVNVSAVQLSRGNLVESVTAALRTTGIAPERLELEITESFLMSNREKSIESLAQLRQLGVRLSIDDFGTGYSSLSYLQQIKVHKLKVDMSFVKNITTNASNASIVKAIVAMGHSLGLEIIAEGVESKEQALYLSGMGCDVMQGFLISRGLPAEALTEFLASYKPSSFSHGG, encoded by the coding sequence ATGAATGAAACCGACCAAGTGTTGAACAATGGCAAGCCCCGGCTATTGATTGTTGACGATGTTCCGGAGAACCTGCACGCATTGATGAGCGTGCTGCGCGATGACTACACCATTTCGGCGGCTGTCAACGGCCAGAAGGCACTGGAGCTGGCCAGGCGTGCGCCCCAGCCGGACCTGATCTTGCTGGACATCAAGATGCCGGGAATGGACGGCTATTCCGTACTTTCCGAACTGAAGATAGATGCCGCCACCGCCAACATACCGGTCATGTTCCTGACGGGACTGAGCGATGCGGCAGACCAGACGCGCGGATTGTCCCTCGGTGTGGCGGACTACATCACCAAGCCGGTCAATCCCGACCTGCTCAAGGTGCGTATCCGCAATCTGCTGGAGTTGCGCCGCATCCGCAGCCACCCGGTGCTGTTTGACATTGCAGCTCAGCGCGACACGGGCCAGACCGCATCCATTCTGGTGGTGGATGATGTGCCGGAAAACATCCACGAGCTGGTGGGGGCGCTCTCCAGCGAATACCGGATCATGGTGGCCAACAGTGGCCTCAAGGCGCTGGACATCGTGCAGCACGGGGAACCGCCGGACCTGATCCTGCTGGACATCCGCATGCCCGGACTGGACGGCTACGAAATCTGCCGGCGCATCAAGGCCATGCCTACAGGCAATGGCATTCCCGTGATCTTTGTGACCGTGGTCGATGCGCCGCAAGAAAAGGTCAAGGGCTTTGCGCTGGGGGCGGCGGACTACATCACCAAGCCGTTTGATGTGGATGAGGTGCGGGCACGCATCCAGACCCATCTGGAGCTGGCGCGTCTGCGCCGCTTTCTGGAAAACCTGGTAGCGCAGCGCACGGCCCTGCTCAAGATCAGTGAGGAGAAGTACCGGATCCTGGCGCACCGGGACACGCTTACCGGCTTGCCCAATCGTGTGTTGTTTGCGGAGCAGTTGGCGCATGCCATTGCACAGTCACAGCGCAACCAGAGCCAGTTTGCGCTGCTCACCCTGGACCTGGACAACTTCGCCACCATCAATGAAAGTCTGGGGCATAGCGTGGGTGACAAGCTGTTGCTGGCAGTCAGCCAGCGCCTGCAAGGACTGCTTCCCGATAGCGATGCCATCGCGCGGGTGGGGGGAGACGAATTCAACATCATCCTGGACAGCACTTCGCCCGATCCCTGGGTGGACTTGCAGGCGCAGCGCATGATTGACGCGTTGACCCTGCCGTTCGTCGTGGATGACCACAGCATCTATGTAGGTGCCAGCATTGGCATCGCCCTGTTTCCCGATGACGCATCCACTGCAGAGCAGCTGCTGAGCAATGCGGACGCTGCCATGCACCGCGCCAAGGCCGAGGGGCGCAGCACCTTGCGTTTCTTTTCGCCCGACATGTCGCGACAGGCCCGTGCGCGCTTGAACCTGGAAGCCAACCTGCGACGGGCGCTGGACCAGAACGAATTGCGCCTGCACTACCAGCCGCAAGTGGCGTTGGCCAGCGGCCAAGTCGTGGGAGTGGAGGCCCTGGTGCGCTGGATGCATCCAGAACGTGGTCTGGTTCCGCCCAATGAGTTCATACCACTCGCCGAAGAAAGCGGCCTGATTGTTCGCCTGGGGGACTGGGTTCTGAATGAGGCCTGCCGACAGATACAGGCTTGGTCCGCAGCGGGTATTGCGCCTTTGCATACGGCGGTGAATGTATCGGCCGTTCAGCTCAGCCGCGGCAATCTGGTGGAGTCGGTCACAGCTGCGTTGCGCACCACGGGCATTGCACCTGAGCGTCTGGAACTGGAGATCACGGAGAGCTTCCTGATGTCCAACCGCGAGAAGTCCATCGAGTCCCTGGCCCAATTGCGCCAGCTGGGTGTGCGCCTGTCGATCGACGACTTCGGCACCGGTTACTCATCGCTTTCCTATCTGCAGCAGATCAAGGTGCACAAGCTCAAGGTGGACATGTCATTCGTGAAGAACATCACGACCAATGCCAGCAATGCCTCCATCGTCAAGGCCATTGTCGCCATGGGGCACAGCCTGGGACTGGAAATCATCGCCGAAGGCGTGGAGTCGAAAGAGCAAGCCTTGTACCTGTCGGGCATGGGCTGTGACGTGATGCAGGGGTTCCTGATCAGTCGCGGCTTGCCGGCAGAAGCCTTGACGGAGTTCCTGGCGAGCTACAAACCTTCCAGCTTTTCGCACGGCGGCTGA